AGGAATGAACATTTAAATTATCCAAAAAagaatcttaaaaataaaaagatattttccatcaatattattaaaaaatgtctaattctgccaagcctaattaaAAGTGTTAAAAGCTGCAATGACAATGAACAAACTGTGCTCTATTGAGTATTTTATAACttctttattatttttagaaTGGTTTTACACACAATTAGAGAgcattcattttttaaactgaACTTCTGCGTTAGTCTGAAGAGGCTACTTGGCACTGCCCCTTTAAAATTAACGTCAATGTTTTTATGCAGGTACTTCTACGATTTCAAAATAGTCATTAGGTAGAATCACATAGCCTTTTCCTGACACTAtgtctttttccttctgaaacTGAACGATCTCTCGCAGTTTTTCAATCTGTCTTTCCTGACGTCTGCATCGCTGCTGCGCTGTCTTGAGCTTCTTTCGCAGTTTTTCAACTTGTTCTTCCAGCTGCTGAATTCTCTTTCTTTGATGTACTGTATCCTCTACGGTATAGTTGTGATCACAGAAAACGGCAAgattattaggggtctggagaGGAGGCATTAATAATCCAATACTTGGATCTACCAACCTTGCATCTATttgagacaaaggaaaggaaggTTGTGGTGGGGCAGGTGGTAGCAGAggagggggtggtggagggggtggTGGTGCTGCAGACAGATCTTCGGGTTGCTCTGTAAATTCTTCAGTCTAAAACAGCAAGACAGAAAGTACATTTTAATCTGTTTTGTGAACAGCATTCTAATTGCCACATTGTAATCTGTATGCAACAGTTGCAGCACCCAGCTGACAATGCACTACGCATTGCTGAAATTAGTAAATGAAGGTGATAATCACCCCCCTTTTTAGCATTAATTCTGTTCATGAAGTTTGAtgacctacattttcaaaagtgattgggATTTGGGGGGAACCTCAGTTTTCAATGCTCTGTTTGAACCACCGTAAAagctttcagaaatgctgagcacccaccttcTTAAAAGTCTCAAGCTGGACACCTAGAAATCAAGGCAACCAAAATCTCTAGTCACTTCTGAAGACTTTGTCAAAACACTTATAAAATTATAAACTGTCCAGTCTTTAACTCCACCACATGGTTGAAGGGTTATCAGCTGCAAGAACGCATTCACTCACTTTAACCTAGATACACGTAGTGTACTTATCTAGCCCAAGTGCCCCCAAAACAGGTAATGAACAGAGGGAAGACTTAAAACCTTTCTGCCCCATTCAGAATTGCATCTGTTTGAACTCATGAAACACTGCTCTTGAAACACAACAGTAAGCATATCCAGTATGTAGCAAAAACAGCTAAGAACTTCTTGGTGAAAGATGCATTGAGCTAGATGTCAATTTTGTAACTGTCTGCTTTGATGGTCTCAATGCATTTAATGGCATTAACAGTGTCAgagacacaggggcggctctagacatttcaccgccccaagcacggcggcatgccacggggggcactctgctggaggcgtgcctgcgggaggtccaccggagccgcgggaccagcggaccctctgcaagcacgcctgcgggaggtccaccggagccgcctgccgccctcccggcgaccggcagagcgccacctgcggcatgccgccccaagcacgcgattggcgtgctggggcctggagccgcccctgcagagaCAGAGATAGAacatcaaggttggaagggacctcaggaggtcatctagtccaaccccctgctcaaagcaggaccaacccagacagattttttccccagatccctaaatggcctcctcaaggattgaactcacaaccctgggtttagcaggccagtgtcccccctccccccccccgatacTTGCAGATTACATAACCTGTTGCCAAATCCTCAGAGCACAAGGTTCTAGGGGTATGTTTATACAACATAAGTAGTGTAGACGCTTCCTACATCGACAGAAGAGGTTTTGCCATCAATGTAGATAATCCATCCCTCCAAGTAATAGCCACAAGCGATCGAGCTAGATCTAATATATAGGTGTAGAAGACCATGGAAATACAGCACTATCCAAGACATCCTAGCCAAGCAATTTAGTATCTGTTTTTAATCTACTGCCTAGACATTGCTCCTGCATAGACTATGATACTAAGCAGAGTGTAACTGAAAAGTCAGTTTTGCTTCTGGTGTTGATTTAAAGTTTCTTGTAGGTGCCCATGTACAATCAATCAGTATACATTAGCACAACCTCAATCTGACAATCCCAGTTGTGTGCCTCAGATAAAATAAACCTATGTTTTTGTCACAATGCATCTTTTAGCCTCACACATGAAGATGTCAAGCATTTTGACCAAGTCAAACTTGTACTAGTCAACCGTAATTCTCAGAGCCCCCTTCATGGGGAAGATTGTAAGGGAAAGAGGAAGGGGAAAGCAATTCACCCTCCTTAGTGCACTTGGGACAATCTGACAATTGCCAGACAACTAGACTTGCAGAAATTGGTATCCTCCAA
This genomic interval from Mauremys mutica isolate MM-2020 ecotype Southern unplaced genomic scaffold, ASM2049712v1 000202F_np12_subseq_1:126871_obj, whole genome shotgun sequence contains the following:
- the LOC123357014 gene encoding THAP domain-containing protein 1-like isoform X2 codes for the protein MVQSCSAYRCRNRYDKEKPISFHKFPLTRPDLCKKWEAAVKRKNFKPTKYSSICSEHFTPDCFKRECNNKLLKENAVPTIFCYTEPSEKTEEFTEQPEDLSAAPPPPPPPPPLLPPAPPQPSFPLSQIDARLVDPSIGLLMPPLQTPNNLAVFCDHNYTVEDTVHQRKRIQQLEEQVEKLRKKLKTAQQRCRRQERQIEKLREIVQFQKEKDIVSGKGYVILPNDYFEIVEVPA
- the LOC123357014 gene encoding THAP domain-containing protein 1-like isoform X1, with amino-acid sequence MVQSCSAYRCRNRYDKEKPISFHKFPLTRPDLCKKWEAAVKRKNFKPTKYSSICSEHFTPDCFKRECNNKLLKENAVPTIFCYTEPSEKVKTEEFTEQPEDLSAAPPPPPPPPPLLPPAPPQPSFPLSQIDARLVDPSIGLLMPPLQTPNNLAVFCDHNYTVEDTVHQRKRIQQLEEQVEKLRKKLKTAQQRCRRQERQIEKLREIVQFQKEKDIVSGKGYVILPNDYFEIVEVPA